In one Dehalogenimonas formicexedens genomic region, the following are encoded:
- a CDS encoding DUF5946 family protein: MARTTCPGCGLELESPETGLDERFNASYACRHLCDELSCFTLNQADAEFTHQLTVDAYCAQHAGPNVKPISIAFSLIGLYLVCERGYTGRQVQLAHMALAKQSKQWPRFNPPPMTGTMTVLDVLTGINGENYRKRIRDWAWSVWKAWKDFHLPVAELANRY, encoded by the coding sequence ATGGCTCGAACCACCTGCCCTGGCTGCGGTCTTGAACTCGAATCCCCCGAAACGGGACTCGACGAACGGTTCAACGCCTCGTACGCCTGTCGCCACCTTTGCGATGAGCTTTCCTGCTTCACGTTGAATCAAGCGGACGCCGAATTTACTCACCAACTGACTGTGGACGCCTATTGCGCCCAGCACGCGGGTCCGAACGTTAAACCCATTTCGATTGCTTTCTCACTTATCGGACTTTACCTGGTTTGTGAACGCGGCTACACCGGCCGGCAGGTCCAGCTTGCCCACATGGCGCTCGCCAAGCAATCAAAACAATGGCCCCGCTTCAACCCCCCGCCCATGACCGGAACGATGACCGTTTTGGATGTTTTGACTGGCATCAATGGCGAGAATTATCGAAAGCGCATTCGCGATTGGGCGTGGTCGGTTTGGAAGGCGTGGAAAGACTTTCACCTGCCTGTTGCCGAGCTCGCAAATCGATATTAA
- a CDS encoding acyl-CoA dehydrogenase family protein has translation MEYFLNELQTTVRDLARGIAEEKVLPVRAELDEKEQFPWEIVKEIAASGLYGIAIPEEYGGIGGGSFELVLAAEQFARVCGGVAVTYAANFLGSDILIDNGSPEQKVRFLPDIASGEKLCAFAITEETAGSDAAALKTTAVRTDDGYLINGSKRFITNGGDATIYTIIARTEPGKGARGLSAFIVEKDTPGFTFGRKEKKMGIRASSTRELLFDDCLIPKENLIGKEGMGFFYAMKLFEKSRPGIGAQAVGIAQGAFEAAMEHAENRVQFGEAIITFQAVQHMLANMAMDIEAARCMVYNAARTVDSGLQKSANMESAMSKVYASDVAMRVTTDAVQIMGGVGYMRDYPVEKFMRDAKITQLYEGTNQILRNIIANELKKRY, from the coding sequence GTGGAATACTTCTTGAATGAGCTTCAAACGACCGTCCGCGATCTGGCCCGGGGCATCGCCGAGGAAAAGGTCCTGCCGGTCCGCGCCGAACTTGATGAAAAAGAGCAGTTCCCATGGGAGATCGTCAAGGAGATCGCCGCCTCCGGCCTTTACGGCATCGCCATCCCCGAGGAATACGGCGGCATCGGCGGCGGCTCGTTCGAGTTAGTATTAGCCGCCGAGCAGTTCGCCCGCGTATGCGGCGGCGTCGCCGTGACCTATGCGGCCAACTTCCTGGGCTCCGACATCCTCATCGATAACGGGTCGCCCGAGCAAAAAGTCCGCTTCCTGCCGGACATCGCCTCCGGTGAAAAGCTTTGCGCCTTCGCCATCACCGAAGAAACCGCCGGTTCCGACGCCGCCGCCCTCAAAACCACCGCTGTCAGGACTGACGACGGCTACCTCATCAACGGCAGCAAGCGCTTCATCACCAACGGCGGCGACGCCACCATCTACACCATCATCGCCCGCACCGAACCCGGCAAAGGCGCCCGCGGCCTGTCCGCCTTCATCGTGGAGAAGGACACCCCCGGATTCACCTTCGGCCGCAAGGAAAAGAAGATGGGCATCCGGGCGTCTTCGACCCGAGAACTTCTCTTCGACGACTGCCTGATCCCCAAAGAAAACCTCATCGGCAAGGAAGGCATGGGCTTCTTTTATGCCATGAAACTTTTCGAGAAATCCCGCCCCGGCATCGGCGCTCAGGCGGTCGGTATCGCTCAGGGAGCCTTTGAAGCCGCCATGGAGCACGCTGAGAACCGCGTACAATTCGGCGAAGCCATCATCACCTTCCAGGCCGTCCAGCACATGCTGGCAAACATGGCCATGGATATCGAGGCCGCCCGCTGCATGGTCTACAACGCCGCCCGCACTGTTGATTCCGGCCTCCAGAAGAGCGCCAACATGGAATCCGCCATGAGCAAGGTTTACGCCTCTGACGTCGCCATGCGGGTCACCACTGACGCCGTGCAGATCATGGGCGGTGTCGGCTATATGCGGGACTACCCGGTTGAGAAATTCATGCGCGACGCCAAGATCACCCAGCTCTACGAAGGCACCAACCAGATCCTGCGTAACATCATCGCCAATGAACTCAAGAAACGCTACTAA